Proteins from a single region of Oryza brachyantha chromosome 6, ObraRS2, whole genome shotgun sequence:
- the LOC102700249 gene encoding uncharacterized protein LOC102700249 isoform X3, which translates to MVPFITSQSAFGFHFLFFDCAFLSQRSAYLCIPFFLLLQPNFWLFLFGASIFLSHIVCYRPLLTLLTSYIQMQYSLLKDVTQESHSWRVRVQVTRFSEYNSEDQPPVLLRLDLVLLDEEGTMMDAQIPGRHMTSFSPVLKEDRVYYITYFEVAEARASYRPVDNPIMAKFTKHTQIKEINHVPDSFPRYACKVIPFETLQARVDITDVLSDVVGMLTAVSAISTVRIRGGHKEVRNIQITDGSTICRWYSNAMIPEVVALQQSLTAKPHGVTWFGQTVTKKQHSNVTVPDIAGLNPHDILGNTYVLNIAIKGIIPGDNWWYIACQKCKRTAAQEGSFYKCIKCGVTQPETRFVNPSCL; encoded by the exons ATGGTCCCTTTTATTACCTCTCAGAGCGCCTTTGGGtttcactttttatttttcgacTGCGCTTTTTTATCTCAACGATCTGCTTATCTTTGCATACCCTTTTTTCTGCTTCTTCAGCCTAATTTTTGGCTTTTCCTGTTTGGTgcttctatatttttatcacataTTGTTTGTTACAGACCCCTACTAACCTTATTAACATCCTATATACAGATGCAGTACTCACTACTGAAAGATGTTACACAAGAATCACACTCATGGCGTGTCCGTGTACAGGTCACGCGCTTCTCAGAGTACAACAGTGAGGATCAACCACCTGTGCTTTTGCGCCTCGACCTAGTTCTCCTAGATGAGGAG GGAACAATGATGGATGCTCAGATACCTGGCAGACACATGACATCATTTTCTCCCGTTCTCAAAGAAGACCGGGTCTATTATATAACATACTTTGAGGTTGCAGAAGCAAGAGCGTCGTATCGTCCAGTTGATAACCCAATAATGGCAAAATTCACAAAACACACCCAGATCAAAGAGATCAATCATGTCCCTGACTCATTTCCTCGGTATGCATGCAAAGTCATTCCTTTTGAGACTCTCCAAGCACGTGTAGACATAACTGATGTGCTATCAG ATGTTGTTGGCATGCTGACTGCAGTTTCCGCCATATCAACAGTTCGAATCAGAGGAGGACACAAAGAAGTTCGTAATATACAAATCACCGATGGGAG CACTATATGCAGATGGTATTCTAATGCAATGATACCAGAGGTTGTTGCTCTACAGCAAAG CCTTACTGCCAAACCACATGGGGTCACCTGGTTTGGCCAAACCGTGACCAAAAAACAACATTCCAATGTTACAGTACCTGACATAGCCGGTCTAAACCCACATGACATTCTG GGCAATACATATGTTCTGAACATAGCTATCAAAGGGATTATTCCTGGTGACAACTGGTGGTACATAGCATGTCAGAAATGTAAGAGGACAGCTGCTCAGGAAGGAAGCTTCTACAAATGCATCAAATGTGGTGTAACCCAACCTGAGACTAGGTTTGTAAATCCCTCATGCCTATAA
- the LOC102699517 gene encoding TPD1 protein homolog 1-like, whose protein sequence is MAYVAKAAVFFFLAVGAAAVISCHAARSGAAIAAGGCQLSDITVTTARTGKVVEGQPEYEVTVANGCACPQNGIRVSCPGGVQSVEPVDESKIRAEDLGLCLVNDGMPVANGSPVTFTYAWAQPQDFAAAQATPWCS, encoded by the coding sequence ATGGCCTACGTCGCCAAGGCCgccgtcttcttcttcctcgctgtcggcgccgccgccgtcatcaGCTGCCATGCAGCACGCTCAggcgccgccattgccgccggTGGCTGCCAGCTGTCGGATATCAccgtgacgacggcgaggacggggAAGGTGGTGGAGGGGCAGCCGGAGTACGAGGTGACCGTCGCCAACGGGTGCGCGTGCCCGCAGAACGGCATCCGGGTGAGCTGCCCCGGCGGCGTGCAGAGCGTCGAGCCGGTGGACGAGAGCAAGATCCGCGCGGAGGACCTCGGGCTCTGCCTCGTCAACGACGGCATGCCGGTGGCCAACGGGTCGCCGGTGACGTTCACGTACGCGTGGGCGCAGCCGCAggacttcgccgccgcccaagcCACGCCGTGGTGCTCATGA
- the LOC102700249 gene encoding uncharacterized protein LOC102700249 isoform X4 has product MVPFITSQSAFGFHFLFFDCAFLSQRSAYLCIPFFLLLQPNFWLFLFGASIFLSHIVCYRPLLTLLTSYIQMQYSLLKDVTQESHSWRVRVQVTRFSEYNSEDQPPVLLRLDLVLLDEEGTMMDAQIPGRHMTSFSPVLKEDRVYYITYFEVAEARASYRPVDNPIMAKFTKHTQIKEINHVPDSFPRYACKVIPFETLQARVDITDVLSDVVGMLTAVSAISTVRIRGGHKEVRNIQITDGRWYSNAMIPEVVALQQSLTAKPHGVTWFGQTVTKKQHSNVTVPDIAGLNPHDILGNTYVLNIAIKGIIPGDNWWYIACQKCKRTAAQEGSFYKCIKCGVTQPETRFVNPSCL; this is encoded by the exons ATGGTCCCTTTTATTACCTCTCAGAGCGCCTTTGGGtttcactttttatttttcgacTGCGCTTTTTTATCTCAACGATCTGCTTATCTTTGCATACCCTTTTTTCTGCTTCTTCAGCCTAATTTTTGGCTTTTCCTGTTTGGTgcttctatatttttatcacataTTGTTTGTTACAGACCCCTACTAACCTTATTAACATCCTATATACAGATGCAGTACTCACTACTGAAAGATGTTACACAAGAATCACACTCATGGCGTGTCCGTGTACAGGTCACGCGCTTCTCAGAGTACAACAGTGAGGATCAACCACCTGTGCTTTTGCGCCTCGACCTAGTTCTCCTAGATGAGGAG GGAACAATGATGGATGCTCAGATACCTGGCAGACACATGACATCATTTTCTCCCGTTCTCAAAGAAGACCGGGTCTATTATATAACATACTTTGAGGTTGCAGAAGCAAGAGCGTCGTATCGTCCAGTTGATAACCCAATAATGGCAAAATTCACAAAACACACCCAGATCAAAGAGATCAATCATGTCCCTGACTCATTTCCTCGGTATGCATGCAAAGTCATTCCTTTTGAGACTCTCCAAGCACGTGTAGACATAACTGATGTGCTATCAG ATGTTGTTGGCATGCTGACTGCAGTTTCCGCCATATCAACAGTTCGAATCAGAGGAGGACACAAAGAAGTTCGTAATATACAAATCACCGATGGGAG ATGGTATTCTAATGCAATGATACCAGAGGTTGTTGCTCTACAGCAAAG CCTTACTGCCAAACCACATGGGGTCACCTGGTTTGGCCAAACCGTGACCAAAAAACAACATTCCAATGTTACAGTACCTGACATAGCCGGTCTAAACCCACATGACATTCTG GGCAATACATATGTTCTGAACATAGCTATCAAAGGGATTATTCCTGGTGACAACTGGTGGTACATAGCATGTCAGAAATGTAAGAGGACAGCTGCTCAGGAAGGAAGCTTCTACAAATGCATCAAATGTGGTGTAACCCAACCTGAGACTAGGTTTGTAAATCCCTCATGCCTATAA
- the LOC102700249 gene encoding replication protein A 70 kDa DNA-binding subunit B-like isoform X5 yields MFRLSKMQYSLLKDVTQESHSWRVRVQVTRFSEYNSEDQPPVLLRLDLVLLDEEGTMMDAQIPGRHMTSFSPVLKEDRVYYITYFEVAEARASYRPVDNPIMAKFTKHTQIKEINHVPDSFPRYACKVIPFETLQARVDITDVLSDVVGMLTAVSAISTVRIRGGHKEVRNIQITDGRETISVSLWGPHARQFDAEGLQAEANMHPVIMLFVAVTSKICEQQLTLYGSTICRWYSNAMIPEVVALQQSLTAKPHGVTWFGQTVTKKQHSNVTVPDIAGLNPHDILGNTYVLNIAIKGIIPGDNWWYIACQKCKRTAAQEGSFYKCIKCGVTQPETRFVNPSCL; encoded by the exons ATGTTTCGGCTGTCAAAG ATGCAGTACTCACTACTGAAAGATGTTACACAAGAATCACACTCATGGCGTGTCCGTGTACAGGTCACGCGCTTCTCAGAGTACAACAGTGAGGATCAACCACCTGTGCTTTTGCGCCTCGACCTAGTTCTCCTAGATGAGGAG GGAACAATGATGGATGCTCAGATACCTGGCAGACACATGACATCATTTTCTCCCGTTCTCAAAGAAGACCGGGTCTATTATATAACATACTTTGAGGTTGCAGAAGCAAGAGCGTCGTATCGTCCAGTTGATAACCCAATAATGGCAAAATTCACAAAACACACCCAGATCAAAGAGATCAATCATGTCCCTGACTCATTTCCTCGGTATGCATGCAAAGTCATTCCTTTTGAGACTCTCCAAGCACGTGTAGACATAACTGATGTGCTATCAG ATGTTGTTGGCATGCTGACTGCAGTTTCCGCCATATCAACAGTTCGAATCAGAGGAGGACACAAAGAAGTTCGTAATATACAAATCACCGATGGGAG AGAGACAATATCGGTTTCATTATGGGGTCCACATGCAAGGCAATTTGATGCTGAAGGGCTTCAGGCTGAGGCTAACATGCACCCAGTCATCATGCTCTTTGTTGCTGTAACCTCAAAAATTTGTGAAC AGCAATTAACTTTGTATGGCAGCACTATATGCAGATGGTATTCTAATGCAATGATACCAGAGGTTGTTGCTCTACAGCAAAG CCTTACTGCCAAACCACATGGGGTCACCTGGTTTGGCCAAACCGTGACCAAAAAACAACATTCCAATGTTACAGTACCTGACATAGCCGGTCTAAACCCACATGACATTCTG GGCAATACATATGTTCTGAACATAGCTATCAAAGGGATTATTCCTGGTGACAACTGGTGGTACATAGCATGTCAGAAATGTAAGAGGACAGCTGCTCAGGAAGGAAGCTTCTACAAATGCATCAAATGTGGTGTAACCCAACCTGAGACTAGGTTTGTAAATCCCTCATGCCTATAA
- the LOC102700249 gene encoding uncharacterized protein LOC102700249 isoform X1, producing MLLMVVRGAKCFEDIRTYEGKLYDTYREACQARGLIGDDTEWVHLFDEAIVWATSYQLRNMFMTVVVYCDDGNIAELYDRYWTYMADDIAYKLLHALGPQLGTISDELLQGTLLKELDSLFSSNGLSMSSYSLPQLPPTADSTNTNRLLLQELCYNRIELSHRAHQMYRDLNQDQRQIFDKVLDAISANRKCVYFVSGHGGTGKTFLWDAIITRIRSQGQIVLAVASSGVAALLLPGGCTAHSRFRIPLDINDRSLCHIKRGTILAELIMKTSLIIWDEAPMTHRFCFEALDRTLRDISCMENPANEGKPFGGKPILFGGDFRQVLPVIEGGTRADIVSASLIKLPLWRHVEVMHLTVNMRLSNPSLSEADKEEFSTFAQWVLSIGEGHIPAQRRPGEIDCFWIDLPPDLLLSPTGDKVAAIIDEIYPDFHLNYASEAYLAERAIVCPVNTIVDEINSRILDQVPQPARSYLSYDLIANSSEQPMILIFCIPLSFLIPLPSIISLDIICPSS from the coding sequence ATGCTTTTGATGGTTGTGCGTGGAGCAAAGTGTTTCGAAGATATCAGAACATATGAGGGGAAATTATATGATACATATCGTGAGGCATGCCAAGCACGTGGTCTTATTGGTGATGACACTGAGTGGGTGCACCTCTTTGATGAAGCTATTGTTTGGGCAACTTCTTATCAACTCAGAAATATGTTCATGACAGTTGTGGTTTATTGTGATGATGGCAATATTGCAGAGCTGTATGATAGGTATTGGACATACATGGCTGATGACATTGCTTACAAATTACTTCATGCATTAGGTCCTCAACTTGGTACTATTTCTGATGAATTGTTGCAAGGTACATTGCTGAAAGAATTGGACAGTCTCTTCTCGAGTAATGGTCTTTCGATGTCATCATATAGTCTCCCACAATTACCACCAACAGCTGACTCAACCAACACAAATAGGTTGCTTCTACAAGAGTTGTGTTATAATAGAATTGAACTATCTCATAGAGCACACCAGATGTATAGAGATCTCAATCAAGATCAAAGGCAAATATTTGATAAGGTCCTTGATGCAATCTCAGCTAACAGAAAATGTGTTTATTTCGTATCTGGCCATGGTGGAACaggaaaaacttttttatggGATGCTATCATTACTAGGATTAGATCACAAGGGCAAATTGTCCTTGCTGTTGCATCTTCAGGTGTTGCAGCACTATTATTACCCGGTGGGTGCACCGCTCATTCTCGCTTTCGCATTCCTCTtgatataaatgatagaaGTCTTTGCCACATAAAAAGAGGGACTATTCTGGCTGAACTAATTATGAAAACTAGCCTCATCATATGGGATGAGGCACCCATGACTCATAGGTTCTGTTTTGAAGCATTGGATCGCACGTTACGGGATATATCGTGCATGGAAAACCCTGCAAATGAAGGCAAGCCATTTGGGGGTAAACCAATATTGTTTGGCGGTGATTTCAGGCAGGTTCTTCCAGTAATTGAGGGTGGGACACGGGCTGACATAGTTTCAGCCTCTTTGATCAAATTACCACTTTGGAGACATGTTGAGGTTATGCACCTAACAGTTAATATGAGATTGTCAAATCCTTCTTTATCAGAGGCTGATAAGGAAGAGTTCTCTACATTTGCACAGTGGGTTCTTAGCATTGGTGAAGGCCACATACCAGCTCAAAGAAGACCGGGTGAAATTGATTGCTTTTGGATAGATTTACCTCCTGATTTGCTTCTTAGCCCTACTGGAGATAAAGTGGCTGCTATCATTGATGAAATATATCCTGATTTCCATCTTAACTATGCCTCAGAAGCATACTTGGCAGAGCGAGCTATTGTTTGTCCAGTAAATACCATTGTAGATGAGATAAACAGCAGGATTCTTGATCAGGTCCCTCAGCCTGCAAGATCTTATCTCAGCTATGATCTGATTGCCAACTCATCAGAACAACCGATGATATTGATCTTCTGTATCCCATTGAGTTTCTTAATTCCATTACCCTCAATAATTTCCCTGGACATAATCTGTCCCTCAAGCTAG
- the LOC102700249 gene encoding replication protein A 70 kDa DNA-binding subunit B-like isoform X2 — protein sequence MVPFITSQSAFGFHFLFFDCAFLSQRSAYLCIPFFLLLQPNFWLFLFGASIFLSHIVCYRPLLTLLTSYIQMQYSLLKDVTQESHSWRVRVQVTRFSEYNSEDQPPVLLRLDLVLLDEEGTMMDAQIPGRHMTSFSPVLKEDRVYYITYFEVAEARASYRPVDNPIMAKFTKHTQIKEINHVPDSFPRYACKVIPFETLQARVDITDVLSDVVGMLTAVSAISTVRIRGGHKEVRNIQITDGRETISVSLWGPHARQFDAEGLQAEANMHPVIMLFVAVTSKICEQQLTLYGSTICRWYSNAMIPEVVALQQSLTAKPHGVTWFGQTVTKKQHSNVTVPDIAGLNPHDILGNTYVLNIAIKGIIPGDNWWYIACQKCKRTAAQEGSFYKCIKCGVTQPETRFVNPSCL from the exons ATGGTCCCTTTTATTACCTCTCAGAGCGCCTTTGGGtttcactttttatttttcgacTGCGCTTTTTTATCTCAACGATCTGCTTATCTTTGCATACCCTTTTTTCTGCTTCTTCAGCCTAATTTTTGGCTTTTCCTGTTTGGTgcttctatatttttatcacataTTGTTTGTTACAGACCCCTACTAACCTTATTAACATCCTATATACAGATGCAGTACTCACTACTGAAAGATGTTACACAAGAATCACACTCATGGCGTGTCCGTGTACAGGTCACGCGCTTCTCAGAGTACAACAGTGAGGATCAACCACCTGTGCTTTTGCGCCTCGACCTAGTTCTCCTAGATGAGGAG GGAACAATGATGGATGCTCAGATACCTGGCAGACACATGACATCATTTTCTCCCGTTCTCAAAGAAGACCGGGTCTATTATATAACATACTTTGAGGTTGCAGAAGCAAGAGCGTCGTATCGTCCAGTTGATAACCCAATAATGGCAAAATTCACAAAACACACCCAGATCAAAGAGATCAATCATGTCCCTGACTCATTTCCTCGGTATGCATGCAAAGTCATTCCTTTTGAGACTCTCCAAGCACGTGTAGACATAACTGATGTGCTATCAG ATGTTGTTGGCATGCTGACTGCAGTTTCCGCCATATCAACAGTTCGAATCAGAGGAGGACACAAAGAAGTTCGTAATATACAAATCACCGATGGGAG AGAGACAATATCGGTTTCATTATGGGGTCCACATGCAAGGCAATTTGATGCTGAAGGGCTTCAGGCTGAGGCTAACATGCACCCAGTCATCATGCTCTTTGTTGCTGTAACCTCAAAAATTTGTGAAC AGCAATTAACTTTGTATGGCAGCACTATATGCAGATGGTATTCTAATGCAATGATACCAGAGGTTGTTGCTCTACAGCAAAG CCTTACTGCCAAACCACATGGGGTCACCTGGTTTGGCCAAACCGTGACCAAAAAACAACATTCCAATGTTACAGTACCTGACATAGCCGGTCTAAACCCACATGACATTCTG GGCAATACATATGTTCTGAACATAGCTATCAAAGGGATTATTCCTGGTGACAACTGGTGGTACATAGCATGTCAGAAATGTAAGAGGACAGCTGCTCAGGAAGGAAGCTTCTACAAATGCATCAAATGTGGTGTAACCCAACCTGAGACTAGGTTTGTAAATCCCTCATGCCTATAA
- the LOC102700249 gene encoding replication protein A 70 kDa DNA-binding subunit B-like isoform X6, whose protein sequence is MQYSLLKDVTQESHSWRVRVQVTRFSEYNSEDQPPVLLRLDLVLLDEEGTMMDAQIPGRHMTSFSPVLKEDRVYYITYFEVAEARASYRPVDNPIMAKFTKHTQIKEINHVPDSFPRYACKVIPFETLQARVDITDVLSDVVGMLTAVSAISTVRIRGGHKEVRNIQITDGRETISVSLWGPHARQFDAEGLQAEANMHPVIMLFVAVTSKICEQQLTLYGSTICRWYSNAMIPEVVALQQSLTAKPHGVTWFGQTVTKKQHSNVTVPDIAGLNPHDILGNTYVLNIAIKGIIPGDNWWYIACQKCKRTAAQEGSFYKCIKCGVTQPETRFVNPSCL, encoded by the exons ATGCAGTACTCACTACTGAAAGATGTTACACAAGAATCACACTCATGGCGTGTCCGTGTACAGGTCACGCGCTTCTCAGAGTACAACAGTGAGGATCAACCACCTGTGCTTTTGCGCCTCGACCTAGTTCTCCTAGATGAGGAG GGAACAATGATGGATGCTCAGATACCTGGCAGACACATGACATCATTTTCTCCCGTTCTCAAAGAAGACCGGGTCTATTATATAACATACTTTGAGGTTGCAGAAGCAAGAGCGTCGTATCGTCCAGTTGATAACCCAATAATGGCAAAATTCACAAAACACACCCAGATCAAAGAGATCAATCATGTCCCTGACTCATTTCCTCGGTATGCATGCAAAGTCATTCCTTTTGAGACTCTCCAAGCACGTGTAGACATAACTGATGTGCTATCAG ATGTTGTTGGCATGCTGACTGCAGTTTCCGCCATATCAACAGTTCGAATCAGAGGAGGACACAAAGAAGTTCGTAATATACAAATCACCGATGGGAG AGAGACAATATCGGTTTCATTATGGGGTCCACATGCAAGGCAATTTGATGCTGAAGGGCTTCAGGCTGAGGCTAACATGCACCCAGTCATCATGCTCTTTGTTGCTGTAACCTCAAAAATTTGTGAAC AGCAATTAACTTTGTATGGCAGCACTATATGCAGATGGTATTCTAATGCAATGATACCAGAGGTTGTTGCTCTACAGCAAAG CCTTACTGCCAAACCACATGGGGTCACCTGGTTTGGCCAAACCGTGACCAAAAAACAACATTCCAATGTTACAGTACCTGACATAGCCGGTCTAAACCCACATGACATTCTG GGCAATACATATGTTCTGAACATAGCTATCAAAGGGATTATTCCTGGTGACAACTGGTGGTACATAGCATGTCAGAAATGTAAGAGGACAGCTGCTCAGGAAGGAAGCTTCTACAAATGCATCAAATGTGGTGTAACCCAACCTGAGACTAGGTTTGTAAATCCCTCATGCCTATAA
- the LOC102723066 gene encoding G-type lectin S-receptor-like serine/threonine-protein kinase LECRK3: MAARWRCCLSLCLAAALVHRARLPVAAAQARETNLTAGAALAPPNYITSPSGDFAFGFLSLGSDNPAKFILATWFRFNAGGGSGSGGVNASSPPAPQSVVWFVKQSVSGDTAVGTAQSALSVTADGQLALADAANRVLWRAPIARLARGSALVLRDSGSLQFLGDSGNVLWDSFWYPTDTLLPGQSLAMDARFEGKLFAKRADAEFTTGRFSMGIQTDGNVVLYVDLLSGNSPDNAYWQAYTNSAKGNTTVTFDEQGRLNYTLNNGSVQSLISPPATSTSTAGGGYYRLARMDPDGIVRVYVSPKNVAGAGAGNASWTIAGAFPSDGCNKRTSGLQGMCGPGSYCVETKDRLSCVCPSGYTYTDAQHKDSGCTPAFVPQTCGGEEGKGDSDEFELVELPSTTWEASIYYKKFLSTNESQCREYCLKDCYCAAALLIGGTNCVEMAALTNGRQANDVTTKALVKVRTSRTRGNLPPPARAKTPYIVAIVGLAFLLLATIIAGGILAHNHRRKNRESQQPVTTSVRSFSSKELHKATNGFAKAKLLGKGSFGEVYQGTVRSPEPQLIAVKRLINSNEYSEREFANEVQSVGQIHHRNLVRMIGYCNEGAERMLVFEFMPGGSLRGALFGPGRRPPWSWRAEAALGIAKGIEYLHEGCASRIIHCDIKPDNILLDGKNNPRITDFGIAKLIGDQTVHATVTDVRGTRGYIAPEWLRGDTRVDTKADVYSFGVVLLEIISCRRCQEPLPPEDHHDGGSGDETVTLFGWAGQLVGTGRTELMLPSVDEYGDGVAAAADMERVERFARVALWCVEPNPAVRPTMHEVVQMLEGGVVDAEALRDQPGCYVDSSPLIPKSNKVEV; the protein is encoded by the coding sequence ATGGCGGCGCGTtggcgctgctgcctctcacTCTGTCTCGCCGCGGCGCTGGTGCACCGAGCGCGTCTGCCGGTGGCCGCGGCACAGGCCCGGGAGACCAACCTGACCGCCGGAGCCGCACTGGCGCCACCAAACTACATCACCAGCCCGTCCGGCGACTTCGCGTTCGGCTTCCTCTCCCTCGGCTCCGACAACCCGGCAAAATTCATCCTCGCCACGTGGTTCCGTTtcaacgccggcggcggcagcggcagcggcggggtTAATGCGTCCTCCCCTCCGGCGCCGCAGTCCGTGGTGTGGTTCGTGAAGCAGTCGGTGTCCGGCGACACGGCCGTCGGCACGGCGCAGTCCGCGCTCAGCGTCACGGCGGACGGCCAGCTCGCGCTGGCCGACGCCGCCAACCGCGTGCTGTGGAGGGCGCCGATCGCGCGGCTGGCGCGCGGCTCCGCCCTCGTGCTCCGCGACTCCGGCAGCCTCCAGTTCCTCGGGGACTCCGGCAACGTGCTGTGGGACAGCTTCTGGTACCCGACGGACACGCTCCTGCCGGGACAGTCGTTGGCCATGGACGCCCGCTTCGAGGGGAAGCTCTTCGCCAAGCGCGCCGACGCGGAGTTCACCACCGGCCGCTTCAGCATGGGAATCCAGACCGACGGCAACGTCGTGCTCTACGTCGACCTCCTCTCCGGCAACAGCCCGGACAACGCCTACTGGCAGGCCTACACCAACAGCGCGAAAGGCAACACGACGGTGACCTTCGACGAGCAGGGCCGCCTCAACTACACTCTCAACAACGGTAGCGTCCAGAGCTTGATTTCGCCCCCGGCGACCTCCACGTCCACCGCCGGTGGCGGCTACTACCGACTAGCCAGGATGGACCCCGACGGCATCGTCCGCGTCTACGTCAGCCCCAAGAatgtcgccggcgccggcgccggcaacgCATCTTGGACCATCGCCGGGGCGTTCCCCAGCGACGGCTGCAACAAGAGGACGTCCGGCCTGCAGGGCATGTGCGGACCGGGCTCGTACTGCGTGGAGACGAAGGACCGGCTCAGCTGCGTGTGCCCGAGCGGGTACACTTACACCGACGCGCAGCACAAGGACAGCGGCTGCACGCCGGCGTTCGTGCCGCAgacgtgcggcggcgaggagggcaaGGGCGACTCCGACGAGTTCGAGCTCGTCGAGCTGCCCAGCACCACATGGGAGGCCTCCATATACTACAAGAAGTTCTTGTCAACCAACGAGAGTCAGTGCCGGGAGTACTGCCTCAAAGACTGCtactgcgccgccgcgctgctcatCGGAGGAACCAACTGCGTGGAGATGGCGGCGCTGACGAACGGGCGGCAGGCGAATGACGTCACGACGAAGGCGCTCGTCAAGGTGCGTACTAGTCGTACTCGGGGTAATCTTCCTCCACCGGCGAGAGCAAAGACGCCCTACATAGTCGCCATCGTCGGCTTGGCCTTTCTGTTGCTCGCCACCATCATCGCCGGTGGCATCCTGGCAcacaaccaccgccgcaagaACAGAGAGAGCCAGCAGCCGGTGACAACGAGCGTGCGATCTTTCAGCAGCAAGGAGCTCCACAAAGCCACCAATGGCTTCGCGAAGGCGAAGCTGCTCGGCAAAGGAAGCTTCGGCGAGGTGTACCAAGGGACGGTGAGGTCACCGGAGCCACAGCTCATCGCGGTGAAGAGGCTTATCAACTCGAACGAGTACAGCGAGCGGGAGTTCGCCAACGAGGTGCAGTCCGTCGGGCAGATCCACCACCGGAACCTTGTCCGCATGATCGGGTACTGCAACGAAGGCGCGGAGCGGATGCTGGTGTTCGAGTTCATGCCAGGCGGCTCGCTCCGCGGCGCCCTCTTCGGGCCCGGCCGGCGACCGCCGTGGAGCTGGCGCGCCGAGGCCGCGCTCGGCATCGCCAAGGGGATCGAGTACCTGCACGAAGGGTGCGCCTCGCGGATCATCCACTGCGACATCAAGCCGGACAACATACTGCTGGACGGCAAGAACAACCCGAGGATCACCGACTTCGGCATCGCCAAGCTCATCGGCGACCAGACCGTGCACGCCACGGTGACCGACGTGAGGGGCACGAGGGGGTACATCGCGCCGGAGTGGCTCCGCGGCGACACCCGCGTGGACACCAAGGCGgacgtgtacagcttcggCGTCGTGCTGCTGGAGATCATCTCCTGCCGGAGGTGCCAGGAGCCGCTCCCTCCGGAGGACCACCACGACGGCGGAAGCGGCGACGAGACGGTGACGCTGTTCGGGTGGGCGGGACAACTGGTGGGCACCGGGAGAACGGAGCTCATGCTGCCCAGCGTCGACGAgtacggcgacggcgtggccgccgcggcggacaTGGAGAGGGTGGAGAGGTTCGCACGCGTGGCGCTGTGGTGCGTCGAGCCGAACCCGGCGGTCCGGCCGACGATGCACGAGGTGGTGCAGATGCTGGAGGGCGGCGTGGTTGATGCCGAGGCGCTGCGTGACCAGCCCGGTTGCTACGTGGACTCGTCGCCATTAATTCCAAAGTCTAACAAGGTTGAGGTCTAA